CGGCCGCCACGTCGAGGTCCTGGGCGACCGCGCGCTCGGCCTGCCGCCCCTGAACACGACCCTGGCCCGGCGGATGATGGAGCAGACCCGGATCTTCGCCGCCCTGAAGGGCGTGCGCGGCCAGACGTCGGTCGACATGGCGGCGCTGGAGCGGCTGCTGGTCCGGTTCAGCGACCTGGTGGTCGAGCAGCCCTGGATCAAGGAGATCGACGTCAACCCGCTGTTCGCCTCGCCCGACCGCCTGATCGTCCTCGACGCCAGGATCATCGTCCACGGCCCCGTGATCCACGCCCAGGACCTGCCGCGCACGGCGATCCGGCCGTATCCCTCGCAGTACACCTTCCCGTGGACCTCGAAGAAGGGCGAGGCGCTGACGATCCGCCCGATCCGCCCCGAGGACGAGCCGCTGCTGGTGGACTTCCACGCCACGCTGTCGGAGCGGAGCGTCTCGTTCCGCTACTTCCACGCGATGAAGTACAGCACCCGCGTCGCCCACGAGCGCCTGACGCGCATCTGCTTCATCGACTACGACCGCGAGATGGCGCTGGTGGCCGACCGCAAGGACCCCGAGACGGGCGAGCGCAAGGTGCTGGGCGTCGGCCGATTGAGCAAGATCCGCGGCACCGACGAGGCCGAGTTCGCCCTCCTCGTCAGCGACCAGTTCCAGGGCCGCGGCCTGGGCAGCGAGCTGCTGCGTCGGGTTTTGCAGGTCGGCCGCGACGAGCACGTCGGCCGCGTCCGGGGCGACGTCCTCCCCGAGAACGTCGAGATGCTCCGCGTCTGCGAGAAGATCGGCTTCAGGCTCGCCCGCGACATCGACGACGGCGTCGTCCGGGCGGAGATGGAGTTGTAGGCCCGTCCATCCGCGGCGGCCGGCGAGGGGACGGGTTCCTCTGGCCGGATCCCGGGCTTGGTGGTAAAACGCCGCGGACGTCGGGTCGCGGCCATCTTCCACCCTCGGATCGAGCGGGCATGAGGCGCAATCCCCATCGGCTTCTGATCGGGCTCGCGGTCGCGGTCGCCGCATCCGTCCCCGCACGGGCGGCGACGGAGATCAAGCTGGAGAAGGGCTACCTGGCCGGCGTGGTGGAGAAGCTGCCGCCGAACCGATTCGACCAGGACGGGAAGTACCGCGGGTCGGTCCATTCGTACCGGCTCGTGGGGATCGACCCCAGGATGCGCAAGCTCCTGGCGGCGTTCACGGCCGAGGGGGAGTATCGGCCGCCGGCTTCGGGGCCGATCGGCGAGAACGCGGCGCGGGCCAAGGACCACGTCGACGGCTGGCGGAAGTTCCGGTTCGAGATCAAGGCGAGCGTCAACATCGAGGCCGGGCTCGACGGCTCGCCCAAGTTCCGGGTCGACGTCGACGAGGTCAAGCGGACCGAGCTGGAGGGCGTCGCCGGCCTGCTGGCCAAGCTGCTGGGCAAGCAGTTCGACGCCATCGCCACCCAGGTCGTCGACGGCAAGGCCGAGTCGGTCAACCAGAAGCTCAACGCCGAGCTGCTGAAGCGCGCCGCCATGTTCAAGGACTACGGCGTCCTCTGCGGCCTCGACTACGCGCCCGAGTTCGTCGTCCTCCGCTTCGACCTGACCCGGCTCGACCGCCAGGGGCAACTGGGATACGTCTACGCCGAGCCGCGCCCGGGGGCCTTGCCGCTGCACCGCTGGATGAACGTGCGGACGGGCGGGCATCGCTACACGCTCTCGGAGACGATCGACGTCGGCGGGGCCTTCACCGCCGAAGGGGTGGCCTGCTACGTCCCCGCCGCCGAGACGCCGGGCGCCGTCCCCGTCGAGCTGCTCCGCGGCCGCATCGACCACCTCTACACGACCGACGCGAAGTCCGAACACATCCGCCCCCGCCTCTACCGCACCGAGGGCGTCGCCTTCCACGTCCTCTCCGCGCCGGCCGAGGGCGCCGTGCCGCTCTATCGCTTCTTCGACGCGAAGCGCGGCCTGCATTTCTACACGACCCATCCCCACGCCGAGTTCGCGAAGTAACCCGGAGGAGACGGCCGCTTCTGCCCGGGAATCCGTCCCAGGGTTGTCTCCGTCGAGCGTCCGAAGACAGGTAAGTACGGACGGGGCTCGCGGCCGCGAAGGCCGAAACGAGCCGCGAAACCGATGTTTACCCCTCTGACGAACGAACGGAGAGGCTGCCATGCGCGGATCGAAACGGTTCCTGGCCACCCTGGCGGTGATCGCCATTCTCGGGCTGTTCGACCATCATCCCGCCCGGGCGGACGACCGCCGCGGATTCCGGCCCCCGGGCCGATTCAAGAACTTCGACGACGGCTTCCGGCCGGGCTTCCCCCGCAACTCCGGGCCGTTCCCGGGCGACTTCCGCCGGGGACGCGGCCCTCGTTTCTGCTGGTGCGGCTTCGACTTCTACAGCCACCCGGGAGTCCACCATCACCATGACCGTCGTCCGGGCTTCGGCACGTTCCCCGGCCGGTGGTGGTTCTGAGGCCGACGACCGGCAGCCTGTTCGATGGATGCGATCAGGGAAGCCAGGCGCCGGCCGTGGTCGTGGTCTGGGCGGGGATCTCCAGGCGGCCGACTTCGTCGAGGACGCCCACCATCCCCAGCCGGACGACGTCCCCCGGCGCGAGGCCGTTGGCCTGGCTCAGCGTGACGCCCGCCTTGATGAAGGCGTAGCGCACGAGCTGCGAGCAGGCGAACGTGCCGTTGTCGATGATGCTCGAAGGGAGCCGTTCGGCCCGGCTCAGGACGCCGACGACGCCCGGCAGCCCCTCGGAGAGGTGGGCGATCACGGCGGACAGCTTCTGGGCCTCGAGGGCGGCGAGACCCACGAAGTTGTAGGCGTCGCCCTCCTGGGCCTGGGCCGCGCGGATCGCCGTGCGGGCCTGGGCCGCGGACAGGTCGGGCACCCGCAGGACGCCCACGCGGTTCGACTCGCTCAGCAGGTCGGCCAGGCTGCGCGTATGGACGCCGGCGCCCACCGCGTCGATGATCTGGCCGTCGCCGATGTAGAGCGCGACGTGGCTGTACCGCGACCAGTGCGCCAGCTCGATCCCCTGCGACGTCAGGCCCGGCGTGCAGCGGACGATGATGTCGCCGGGCTTCAACGCGTCGGCCGACACGACCCCGAGCGAGGCGAACGGATCGCCCGGGCCGAACGTGTCGAGGAGCGTGTCCAGCACGTCGTCGCTCGCCGCCGACACGACCGCGGAGGGCTGCGCCCGACTCGTCGCGACGATCTGGGCCAGCGACTGCCGCACCTGGGTGACGGCGGCGTCGGCCCCGGGCCGGGATTTCGCGAGATCCTGGAGAACGGGATCCGCGATCCGCAGGATCGCATTGGCGATGTCGGCCTGCTGCTCGATGCTCCCCGCGCCGACGCCCGATCCCGGTCGCGACGACCGGAGATGCCCATGACCGAGCGGGGCCCGCGGCCGGGCGACCGAGCCCTGCGCCTGGATCGGGCCGCGTTGCGCCCGGTCGACCTCCGTCGCCAGACCATGAAGGTCTCGCCACGAGATCGCGCCGAGCGGGGCGGCGGAGAGGAGCTGTCGTCGCTCCATGACGTCCATCGACGGCTTGCAGGTCTTCTTCGGTCGACTGTACCGCATCGTGAAGCAGCCCTCGCTTCATGTTCGCAATCGAAAATCACCCGCGCTCAGCCGCCTCGGCCGCCTGCGGGCCCTGAGGCCCGCGGCGGACTCCGACGTCCGGGAACGGCCTCACCGCGAACCATCCTCACGAACCATAGATCACGTTTCCGTGGTCGTCAGAATCACGACGTCGACGAGCGTCCCCGCCGCCGCAAAGGCGGAAAACTCGAGACCCGGCCGCGCCTCAAGGCTGCAGCGGGCCATCGATCAGGCCCCGGGCTTGAGCGCCGCTTCGAGGCCCTTGGTCAGCACGGCCTCGGCGTCGGGGCCGACCCAGCACCAGTCGCGGAGGTTGGAGTCGTCCTCGGCGACGCGGTCGGCGGTGGGGATGTAGCCGGTGGCTGCGTCGCCGTAGCCGATCGCGACGACGACCTTGTCGGGCCGCAGCTTTTGGGCGAGGAGCTGGTAGGCGACGTAGGTCTCGCCGGGGCAGAGGACCAGCACGACGGGTCCGAGGTCGAGCGCGGGGAGGTCGATCGGGCGGCCGTCGGCGAGGCGCTTGCGCCAGCTCAGGCCCATCGCGGCGAGGCACTGGCCGAACGGCTTCGCATGATCGAGCAGTCGCGCGTTCAGGTCGGCCTCGGTGAATCCGGCGTCGTCGCGAGCGGTGAACTTCAGGGGCTCGATCCGGAGCGCGGCGTGTTCGAGGGGCTCGCGGCGGGCGGCGTCCCAGGCGCGGGCCATGGCGTCTTCGAGGCGGGCGGCGAGTTCAGGCCGGCGGGCGGGATCGCCGTCGTTGTACTTGCCCGCCGTGACGTCGCCGCCGCAGCCCGACGCGTAGACCTGCACCACGCCGGGCAGGGCCTTCTGGCGGGCGCGGCGGGCCATGCCGACGAAATCGGCCGAAACCTCGCCCTTGCCGTAGTAGCTCATCGGGTGGATGGCGAAGTGGTTGAAGGCCGCCAGCGGCTCGTCGCCTTCCCAGAAGCCGACGACGGTGACGAACGGGTCGATGAGCCCCTCGTCGGCCTCGCGCGCCCGAGGGTCCTTCGATGCGCTCGTGCGGTCGTGGACGACCGTCCCGTCGGGGCGGACGTAGCGTCGGCTCGACGCCACCCGCTCGGCCTTCGCGCGGCCCACGCCGACGTGCGTCACCCGCCGCGGCGGCTTCGCGACGGCCTTGGCGACGGCCCGCGCGACCCGGCCGACGACCAGCGAGTGGAAGGCCAGGTTGCAGACCCGCCCCGCGCAGCCGTGCCGCTCCAGGATCCGCTCGGCCTCCAGGTCGGCGATGGGGGCGTCGTGCTGATGGACGGCCGAGAGCAGGACGCAGCGCGGATCGGTGCCGGCGGCCTCGGCGATCGCCTCACGCCAGCGATCGTAGGCGTCGTTGCGGATCTCGCACCAGTCGACCGCGACCAGCACGACGGGCTTCTCCAGCGAGCCGCCGCGGAGGACGAGCCCGATCGCCTCCAGCGGGTCGGCGACGCCCTTGACCGCCGCGATGCCGCCCCCCATGCAAGGGTGCCCGATCGGCGGAGTGACGTCGGCCGAGAACGTGAAAAGCTCCCAAGGCCGGCCCGCCTCGCGGCCGGCGGACAGGGCCCGCGGGCCACTAATCGCGGCCGCCAGCACGCCGAGGACGTCGCGACGGGAGAAAGGGGCGTCGAGCGCGCGGGTGTGATTGAGCATGGCGGTCCCGATCGTCTTGATCCTACCTAGGGCGCGTCCTGATCCAGCATCGTTCGCAGCGAATCCAGGCCGGTCAAGGGGCGGTTGCGCCGGCGCCAGGCTTCGAAGACCGGGGCGGCGCCGCGGCGGTCGCGGAAGGCGGCGAACGCGGCGATGGCGCGCCAGGCGGAATCCTCGACGACGACGCAGCGGCCGCGCTGGGATTCGAACTCGGCGAGGGTCGCAGCGACCTGGGTCTTGCCGTGACGGGGCGGGAAGGGCGTCGAACGGACCGCGACGGCGCGCCAGCCGAGCGCCGCGGCGCGACCTTCCAGCTCATCGATCTGCTTGCCGAGCCAGCCTCCCTGGGCCGCCCGGTTGCAGAGGCCGGCGACAAATCGGGCGCGGGGGCCCTCGAACGTCACGAACCGGCCGTCGACCTGGACGCGGACCGCATCGGGGGCGTCGCCGGCCTCGTCGCTCGCGTCGCGGAGCGCCCACGTCAGGGCCTGGGCCAGCTCGGGCTCCTCGGTCGGCACGGGCTCGACCTGGGCGGAGCGGAAGTCGTTCCAGGCCTGCTCGATCTCGATCAGGGCCCGCTGAGCCTCGTCGGTCGGGCCCGGGCGGGGTGCCCGCGCCGCGTCGTCACGAGGGTACACGGCCATCTTCCCTTCCTCGACGCAGCGCTCGCGGTACGCCTGGCACTCCTGGAGCACGTCCCTGGCGCGGAGGCCGACCAGGGCCGAGACGAGCGCCTCGGGGACCGGCGCGGTCGGCTCGTCGGGGTCGG
The DNA window shown above is from Paludisphaera mucosa and carries:
- a CDS encoding YiiX/YebB-like N1pC/P60 family cysteine hydrolase, producing MRYSRPKKTCKPSMDVMERRQLLSAAPLGAISWRDLHGLATEVDRAQRGPIQAQGSVARPRAPLGHGHLRSSRPGSGVGAGSIEQQADIANAILRIADPVLQDLAKSRPGADAAVTQVRQSLAQIVATSRAQPSAVVSAASDDVLDTLLDTFGPGDPFASLGVVSADALKPGDIIVRCTPGLTSQGIELAHWSRYSHVALYIGDGQIIDAVGAGVHTRSLADLLSESNRVGVLRVPDLSAAQARTAIRAAQAQEGDAYNFVGLAALEAQKLSAVIAHLSEGLPGVVGVLSRAERLPSSIIDNGTFACSQLVRYAFIKAGVTLSQANGLAPGDVVRLGMVGVLDEVGRLEIPAQTTTTAGAWLP